Proteins encoded by one window of Gordonia jinghuaiqii:
- a CDS encoding uracil-DNA glycosylase, translated as MTAPQKPLAEIIDPGWAEALAPVEPIITEMGRFLRNEVAQGRRYLPAGQNILRAFTRPFDDVRVLIVGQDPYPTPGHAVGLSFSVAPDVRPIPRSLTNIYTEYCSDLGYPMPGNGDLTPWADNGVLLLNRVLTVAPGEPASHRGKGWEEVTECAIKALAYRDEPLVAILWGRDAAGLEKWLPDVPTIVSAHPSPLSASRGFFGSKPFSRANEELLDLGAEPVDWRLP; from the coding sequence GTGACCGCACCACAGAAGCCGCTCGCCGAGATCATCGACCCCGGTTGGGCGGAGGCGCTCGCGCCGGTCGAGCCGATCATCACCGAGATGGGCCGGTTCCTGCGCAACGAGGTTGCCCAGGGGCGCCGCTATCTGCCTGCGGGACAGAACATCTTGCGGGCGTTCACCCGCCCCTTCGACGACGTCCGTGTCCTGATCGTCGGACAGGATCCGTACCCGACTCCCGGACATGCCGTCGGACTGAGCTTTTCGGTGGCGCCGGATGTACGGCCGATCCCGCGGTCGTTGACCAACATCTACACCGAGTACTGCAGCGACCTCGGATATCCGATGCCCGGCAACGGGGATCTGACGCCGTGGGCCGACAACGGTGTACTCCTGCTCAACAGGGTGCTCACCGTGGCCCCGGGTGAGCCCGCCTCGCATCGCGGGAAGGGGTGGGAAGAGGTCACCGAGTGCGCGATCAAGGCGCTGGCGTACCGCGACGAGCCACTGGTCGCGATCCTGTGGGGCCGGGATGCGGCGGGACTGGAGAAGTGGCTGCCGGATGTGCCGACCATCGTCTCGGCACATCCGTCACCGCTGTCCGCGTCGCGGGGCTTCTTCGGCTCGAAACC